Genomic window (Candidatus Desulfofervidus auxilii):
TTTTATCAGAACTTAAAAACGCAGGCTTTAATATACCTAAAAAAAATATCGTCCTTGAGCCTGCTATAAGAAATACTGCTCCTGCTATTGCACTGGCTATGAAGTTTGCTTTGGAAAAATTAGAGGTAAATCAAGAAGATGTTCTTTTTGTGTCACCTTCAGACCATATTATAAAACCCGAAGATGAATTCTTAAAATATCTTAAGAAAGCAGAAATATTGGCTAAAAAAGGCTATATAGTTACCTTTGGGATAAAACCTGATAAACCAGAAACAGGATATGGTTATATTAAGACTAAGAATAATAAACAAAATGATGAACTTTTGGATTTGGGTGCATTTCTTGTTGAAAAATTTACAGAAAAACCAGATTTAAAGACTGCAAAAAAATACCTTTCTGAAGGAAATTACTTTTGGAACTCAGGAATGTTTTGTTTTAATATAAAAACTATGCAGGAGGAATTTGCTAAATTTGAGCCTGAAATTGCTAAAATTTTTGATTTAAATTTCGAAGAAACAATTAAAAATTTTTCAAAACTCCCTGAAATTTCTATAGATTATGCAGTAATGGAAAAAACAAATAAAGCTGTAGTTTTACCACTTGATATTTACTGGAGTGATATCGGCTCGTGGAATGCAGTTTATGAAGCTTTAGATAAAGATAAAGCTCAAAATGTAAAAACTGGAGAAGTCATTTCTATAGATACTAAAAATTCTCTTATATTTAGCAATAAAAGACTTGTTGTAGCTTGCGGAGTGGAAGATTTAGCAATTATTGATACAGATGATGTTATTTTAATCATTAAAAAAGATATATCTCAAAAAGTAAGAGATATTGTAAATTTGCTTAAAAAGAATAAACATCCAAGTGTGCTTGAACATAAAACAGTTTTTAGACCCTGGGGAAGTTATACAGTTTTGGAAGAAGGACTGAGATATAAAATAAAAAAAGTTGTAGTGAACCCAGGTGCTAAACTCAGTTTGCAGATGCATTATCATCGTTCTGAACACTGGATTGTAGTAAAGGGGACAGCTAAAGTAACTATCGGAAATAAAGAGAGCTTTGTGCATGAAAATGAATCTGTGTTTGTTCCTCCAACCACTCTGCATCGCCTTGAAAATCCTGGTAAAATTTCTCTTGAAATTATTGAAGTGCAAAGTGGAGAGTATTTAGAAGAAGACGATATAGTGCGTTTTGACGATATTTATGGAAGAGACAATGAAAATACCAAAAATTGATAATCAATCCATTTTTAGTATAAAATTAAATGAAAAAAGAATAAAAAGTTTCAGGTCAACAGTTGGAGGTTAGGTCTTGATTTATTTTATGGTATTTGGTTCCATGACTAGGTCCTTAAGGATACCATAAAGTAGCTTATCGCATTAAATTAAAAGGAAGTAAGTGAAGTAA
Coding sequences:
- a CDS encoding mannose-1-phosphate guanylyltransferase/mannose-6-phosphate isomerase; this encodes MKFVILAGGSGTRLWPLSRKTFPKQFLKLNGNKSLLQKTVERFLKVVNSEDIIIMTNKDYKFLVLSELKNAGFNIPKKNIVLEPAIRNTAPAIALAMKFALEKLEVNQEDVLFVSPSDHIIKPEDEFLKYLKKAEILAKKGYIVTFGIKPDKPETGYGYIKTKNNKQNDELLDLGAFLVEKFTEKPDLKTAKKYLSEGNYFWNSGMFCFNIKTMQEEFAKFEPEIAKIFDLNFEETIKNFSKLPEISIDYAVMEKTNKAVVLPLDIYWSDIGSWNAVYEALDKDKAQNVKTGEVISIDTKNSLIFSNKRLVVACGVEDLAIIDTDDVILIIKKDISQKVRDIVNLLKKNKHPSVLEHKTVFRPWGSYTVLEEGLRYKIKKVVVNPGAKLSLQMHYHRSEHWIVVKGTAKVTIGNKESFVHENESVFVPPTTLHRLENPGKISLEIIEVQSGEYLEEDDIVRFDDIYGRDNENTKN